CCAAAGCAAGGAAATTCTCAATAATCGGATTGTTCCTTAATTAGACAGTTATAGCTATTTATTCTCTACAGTTTGTATAAAGACAGACTGTAGAGAATTGTACGATCAGACAAGTAATGCAAGGCAACACTCCGACGCATCGCTTTATTTCAATATAATTGTTGCGCATGAAAAAGCAAAATATATTGAAAAGTTAATATTCGTTCTAACGGATAAAGATTCCTTCCCATTTCATTATTTGAAGCCCCCATCATAACGAATTGAAGTACGTCTCTACCGTGTTCTTCCGCTCATCCTTAGAAGTTTGCCTCAGCCAACATCGTCTCAACCGTATTGAAGAGACTCTTTATCAGATTTACTCTCGATCGTAGTAATTATCGCAGGAAGCACATTCCCATAATCGGATTATAGAGACATTTTTCCTGAGATATGTCCACAAACATGACTAGTCTCAATTTGGCGAATAGACTGCCTATTTACGTAAAAGACCTCCTTATCAATTCGCTTTGTACACCACCGACATATTGATTGAGACCTTTGCAAAACCCCAATATTTTAAAAATTAAACCTTTATAATCAATAGCAGAAAACTTCTGGTGGGCGCTTTTGCAAAAATTTCATTTCATGAATCAGTATGCCTAAAGCATGCTCAAATACTCTACAATCTATCGAAATAACCAATATTTTTAATATCAATAAAAATCAATAGATTATACTACCGTTCGTGACCAACAGATTTAAGATAGCTTAACCCCATTATATCTCTCAGAATTCATATGAAAATAATTCCATATCCATTACACACCGAACCTTATATTGCACCAACCTGGCTACCCGGAGGAAATGTACAAACGATTTATCCATATTTAATGAAACCAGCAAAAACAATTATTTATAGACGAGAGCGCTGGGAACTCAATGATGGTGACTTTATAGATGTTGACTGGGTAGATGGAACTAGTGGCAATCCATTCGTTGTTTTTTTTCATGGACTTGAAGGGGGATCATGCAGTCACTATGCGATAAATATTATGCGCTCACTACAAGAATTGGGCTGGCATGGTATCGTCATACACTTTCGTGGTTGCTCTGGAGTACCTAATCGATTACCACGCGCCTATCATGCCGGAGATTCCGCTGAAGTTGACTGGATACTAAAACGTATTGTGCAGCAGAATGGTCTATTGGATTCAAATCAACCACTGTATACAATCGGTGTATCTTTAGGTGGCAATGTCTTGTTGAAGTGGTTGGGAGAACAAGGCGAACACGCAAACAAACTAGTAGCAGGCGCAGTCACGATTTCCGTTCCCCTGGATCTTACTGCGGCCGGCTCCGCGCTAGACTCAGGATTTAATCAGTTATATACACGCCATTTTCTCAGCACTTTAAAATATAAAGCATTGGAAAAACTGGATCGTTTCCCTGGACTGCTTGATGCCAATGCGATATTGGCCTGTTCCACGTTGCATCAATTCGACAACTCCGTCACGGCACCATTACATGGTTTCCGTAATACAGAAGATTACTGGCAACAATCCAGCAGTAAGCCTTGGCTCGAACATATTCGAGTACCCACACTCGTTATTAATGCACGGAATGATCCATTTATGCCCGCTTCCGTATTGCCCACACAGAAAGATGTTTCTTCTGCTGTGACATTAGAATTTCCTGAAGAAGGAGGACACGCTGGTTTCATGAATGCACCCTTCCCTGGCAAACTCACCTGGTTACCTAAACGTGTTATCAGTTTCTTTTACCATGAATGCGGGGCCGCTTTGAAAGTAAAAAATGAATCTGATTAAAACAATAAGATATTGCCATCATTCTCTACTAATCATAAAAACTTAACCACAAATGCATTATCCATCTGACCGGGCAAAGGGATTTTAACTCGGTGGCCACTTCCAGGCGCTACTCTAACCGCATTACCATTGCTATCTTGCATGTGTGATAATTCGATAATCTGGTTGCCGGAAGGATGAACAATTTCTAAGCGGTCACCCACCTCAAAACGATTTTTTACCAATACATCAGCCATACCACTGGTTTTATCGAAACCCGTGATATTACCGACATACTGACTGCGATTTGATTCCGAATGTCCACGCAGATAATTTTGCATCTCATTAGTATGGTGTCGCTGATAAAAGCCATCGGTATAGCCACGATTTGCCAGCCCTTCCAACTCACCCAGCAATGATGGATCGAATGGTCGCTTTGCCAGCGCATCATCGATAGCCTGACGATAAACCTGTGCAGTTCGTGCAACATAATATAGCGATTTGGTACGACCTTCGATTTTGAGTGAATCTATGCCGATACTGACCAATCGCTCAACATGTTCTACTGCCCGTAGATCTTTGGAATTCATAATATAGGTACCGTGCTCATCCTCCAGAATAGGCATCAACTGACCAGGCCGCTCCTTTTCTTCTATCAGATAGACCTGATCAGCAGCAGGATGACGTTGAAATGTTTCACGTCCAGCGCCCTGATCTGTAAAATCTGACTGACTGTTCGATTGCATGAGTGCCTGGTTAAAGTCAAAATCAATTTTTTCTGTCGGCTGGATATCACCGCTTGCATTTTCCTCGGCTGATTTAACCTTATAATCCCAGCGACATGAATTAGTACAGGTCCCCTGATTAGGGTCCCGGTGATTAAAGTAACCGGATAATAAGCAACGTCCAGAATAAGCAATACACAGGGCACCATGAACAAATACTTCTATCTCCATATCCGGACAGAGATCCCGAATTTGTGCAATTTCATCAAGTGAGAGTTCTCGTGACAAAATCACGCGTGTCAAGCCTATTTTTTGCCAGAATTTTACACCCATATAATTAACCGTATTCGCCTGGACAGACAAATGAATAGGAATCTCGGGCCATTTCTCTCGCACAAGTAAAATCAATCCTGGATCAGCCATAATCAGTGCGTCCGGCTTCAAGGCAATCACCGGTGTCATATCTGCCACATAAGTTTTAATCTTTGCGTTATGTGGCATGATATTACTAGCGACATGAAACTTTTTATTCATCGCATGCGCTTCAGCAATACCTATTTCAAGTCGTTCCAGATCAAATTCGTTATTACGAGCGCGCATGGAATAACGTGGTTGACCCGCATAAACAGCATCCGCGCCAAAAGCAAAAGCGGCACGCATTTTCTCTAATGAGCCAGCAGGTAGTAAAAGTTCAGGAGCTTTCAACATGGTGTAAAATTGATATTGGTTTTCAGGGAATTTGAGTGATGACCAGTCTATAAGCCGACAGTGATGCGATATCAAAATAACCGCATCTTGTTTGCTGCAACATACAGAAAATCAACTACTCCATTTTGAATTGTAACATCATGTCTATCAATCCTGTTTTTATTCATTTACGATTACATAGCGAATACTCTATTCTGGACAGCACTATCCGTATTGATGAAGCTGTCTCAAAAGCAACTGCGGACGGTATGCCAGCACTGGCGCTGACTGATCTTTCCAATCTATTTGGTCTCGTAAAATTCTACCAGAGTGCCTGCAGAAGAGGGATAAAGCCGATTATTGGATGCGATGTTTGGATTAGCAATGAAGTTAATCGTGATAAACCTGCACGTCTTTTGCTTCTTTGTCAGTCCTATTCCGGATATCTATTGCTATGTCGCTTGTTATCCAATGCTTATCGCACAAACCAATATCGTGGGAGAGCTGAAATCAAGCGATCATGGTTTGATCAGAATGAACATGGAACCGATGGACTGATTGCCTTATCAGGTGCACGTTTTGGTGATACCGGCCAGCTTCTAATGCAGAATAACCTGTCACAAGCCGTAGAACAGGCCCAACAGTGGGCAGATTTGTTTCCTGAGCGCTTCTATATTGAAATACAAAGAGATGGCTACCTCAATGAAGAGGCACTCGTACAGCATTCGCTCATGCTAGCATCAAATTTGGATTTACCTGTCGTCGCAACCCAATCAGTACAGTTTTTAAATCCAAATGACTATAGAGCACACGAAGCACGCGTATGCATCGCAGAGGGTTACGTATTGGGGGATCGACGACGTCCAAAAAATTTTACTGAGCAACAATACTTCAAGACACAGGAAGAAATAGCTACCTTATTCGCAGATATTCCCGCTGCACTTGTCAATAGCGTAGAGATCGCAAAACGTTGCAATCTTGTACTGAAGCTAGGTGTTAATCAATTACCCTTATTCCCCACTCCTAATAATGAAAGTCTGGAACACTACTTACGCGATCAGGTGCTGATCGGATTAAAAGAGCGCATCGAAGCGCGCTTTCCAGATGCTAATGAACGTAGCACACAATGGCCTAAATATCGCGCAAGAACAGATTTTGAAGTGAGTACAATTATACAAATGGGCTTTGCCGGGTATTTTCTGATTGTGGCTGATTTCATCAATTGGGCTAAGAAGAATAATGTGCCGGTTGGTCCCGGCAGGGGTTCCGGAGCAGGCTCTCTGGTTGCCTATTCTTTGGGCATTACTGATCTTGATCCATTGCGTTACGATTTATTGTTTGAACGTTTCCTCAATCCAGAACGAGTATCGATGCCAGATTTTGATATTGATTTTTGCCAAGACAGACGCGAACACGTCATCGAATATGTCAAGCAACGTTATGGCACTGAAAGCGTCTCACAGATTGTCACATTTGGCACCATGGCAGCAAAAGCAGTGGTCCGTGATGTGGGCCGTGTACTCGATTTACCTTATAATTTTGTCGACCAGCTAGCAAAATTAGTACCGTTTGAATTGGGCATGACATTAAAAAAAGCGCGTGCCGTAGAGCCACAATTAAATCAACGCGCACATGAAGAGGAAGATGTGCGTAATCTGCTCGAGCTCGCCGAAAATCTTGAAGGACTTACCCGTAATGTCGGCATGCATGCTGGCGGGGTATTAATATCACCAGGAAAAATTACCGATTTTTGTCCTGTATATTGCACTGAATCGGGCGACTCAGTTGTTAGCCAATTAGATAAGGATGATGTTGAGAAAATTGGCTTGGTAAAATTTGACTTTCTTGGATTACGCACTCTGACAATCCTGGATCGCGCAGTCGCGTACATCAGGCAGCAAGACTCAGCAATACGTCATCATACCCTCACCACACCGCGTACGGAACCTTTTACACTGGAAAACCTGCCATTAAATGATGCCGCAACTTATGCATTACTGCGACAAGGCAATGCCGTTGGCGTCTTTCAGTTCGAATCACGTGGTATGAAAGATCTATTGCAGAAGGCAAAGCCGGATTGTTTCGAGGACATTATAGCGCTGGTAGCATTATATCGCCCAGGACCAATGGATCTCATTCCCGAATTTATAGAACGCAAGCATGGAAAACGAGTTGAGTATCTTGATCCTCGTTTGCAACCCATACTGAGTCCAACCTATGGAGTGATGATTTATCAGGAACAGGTCATGCAGATCGCACAGGTAATCGGCGGTTACAGCCTTGGCAGTGCCGATTTATTGCGCCGTGCGATGGGCAAGAAAAAAGTTGAGGAAATGGCACAACAGCGCGATATCTTTGTTTCAGGTGCAATGACTAACGATTTAACCGAGCAAAAGGCAATCGAACTATTTGGTTTGATGGAGAAATTTGCAGGTTATGGCTTTAATAAATCTCATGCCGCCGCTTATGCCTTAATCGCATTCCAGACTGCCTATCTTAAAACACATTATCTGGCCGAGTTCATGGCCGCCTCTTTGTCAGCTGATATGGATGACACCGACAAAGTACATACATTCATTGAAGATAGCCTGTCCAATGGACTTATCATTCTCCCACCAGAAATCAATCTGTCCAGCTATCGCTTCATACCCGTCGATAAGAACACGATCAGATATGGCCTGGGAGCGGTAAAAGGAACAGGTGAAACAGCCATTGCAAGTATTACCCAAGAACGCGATCAGAATGGGTTATTTACTGATTTATTCGATTTTTGTTGTCGGGTAGACAGACGTATTGTCAATCGGCGTGTCATGGAATCGCTCGTTCGCGTTGGTGCATTTGATGCCAGCAATCCCAACCGTGCCAGTTTGCTGGCATCCATTGACATTATCATCGAATCAGCTGAACAGATTAGTCGCACAGTTAGTCAAACTAGCTTGTTTACGGATGGTGAAAACGCATTATTGCGCCCTCAACTAAATGACATAGTCCAGTGGTCCGACAGAGAAAAATTACAAAATGAAAAACTAGGGCTGGGTTTTTATCTAAGCGGACATCCTTTTACTACCTATGCGGAAGAACTCAAACAGTTTATACCTACTCGACTAGATCGTCTAAATTCTCAACGAGAATCGCAACTTCTGGCCGGCATTGTTTACTCTGTGCGCACACAAATGACTCGTCGGGGAAGAATGGGTATTATTGTTCTTGATGATGGCAATACGCGTATAGAATTGGTTGTTTTTAACGAGCTATTCAGTGTTAACCGAGACCGATTGAAAGAAGACCAGCTCCTCATAGTAGAAGCTAAAATCAATTATAGAGGCTATAATAATGATAATAACAACGAGTTAAGAATCACAGCCGAGAAATTATATGATCTCGCAAGCGCCCGCTCGCGCTATGCCAAACAGATCAAATTATATTGCGATCAATTATCCCTAACTCCGACTTCCAGGCTGAAAGCGTTACTCACGCCTTACTGTGATCAGAATAATACCCCTGGTCTCGATAAAAACAATACAAATAATGAGCGCCTATACTGCCCTATCTCGATCGTTTATCAAAATCAAAGTGCGGTTTGTGAACTTGAACTAGGTTCTCACTGGAAAGTAAGCCTACACGATGATTTACTACAATCCTTATCTGTCCACTTTCAGGAAAAAAATATCCAGATAATTTATTAAATTCAAACATCCATCCGATACAAAATCGCAATATTGCTAAAAAACCTTATGCGTCCCGATCGATCAAGCCCGCGCACTTTCCACGCATATCAAGGATAACAAGCCAATTGATTTCCAAGACACGAGGTCTTTGCAAACCCCCAATAGTTTAAAATTAATTATTTATAATCAATATACTAAGACTTCTGACGAGGGCTTTTACAAAGGTCTCAATACATCAATCTCATTTATCACAATTCCAGCAGCGGGCTCATCGGATATTCCAATGCTTCCTTCATTGCAACGAGCGACAATACTGCTTCGCGGCCATCTATAATCCGATGATCATAAGATAGTGCAAGATAATTCATAGGCCGAATGACTATCTGGCCATTTTCAACGACAGGACGCTCCTTCGTTGCATGAATACCCAGAATGGCACTTTGTGGCGGATTAATAATCGGAGTAGACAGCATTGAACCAAATACGCCCCCATTGGTAATGGTAAAAGTACCCCCTGTCAGCTCTTCAATAGTCAGTCGACCATCCTGAGCACGTTTAGCAAGATCAGCTATTTGCCTTTCAATTTCGACAAGTGATAAACGATCCGCATCACGAATAATAGGCACGACCAAACCACGTGGACTCCCAACAGCAATGCCAACATCATAATAATCATGATAAATAATATCATGACCTTCTACCGAAGCATTAATAATAGGAAACTTTTTCAGTGCCGCAACAACGGCTTTAACAAAAAATGAGGTAAAGCCAAGTTTTACACCATATTCTCTTTCGAATTCATGCTTGTAACGCGTACGCAAGTCAATAATCGCCTGCATATTGACTTCATTAAAAGTAGTGAGTATGGCCGCAGTAGCTTGAGACTGCACCAAGCGCTCCGCAATGCGCATTCGCAAACGCGACATAGCCACCCTTCTATCAACACGCTCACCCGTTGATTCATCAGTATCAACCGGAACCGACGCTACCTGATCTTTTAAAGACCGGTCAGATTTATTCTGCACATACGCCTGCACATCTTCTTTAGTAATACGTTCACCCCGTCCTGTACCTCTAATTGCGTCTATTTCTGTCGCTTCCAGATCACTTTCTGCCGCGATCTTCTTCGCTGCCGGCATCATCACGGGCATATTTTTATCGGTATTTCGAGCGATCAGGGCATCATCATGTTCATCTGCTGTAGCCGCAGACTTTAATTGCGATGATTCCGTACGCGCAACAGACGACTCAGTCGGCTCGGATACGATCTCAGCCTGCGCGTCGGTATCTATTTTAGCTATGACCTCTCCACCTACCACGGTTGCACCATCATCCTTAATAATTTTTATCAATACACCCGCCTGTGGTGCTGGTAGCTCGAGGACAACCTTGTCGGTCTCAACATCAATTAAATTTTCATCTCGTTTTACATATTCACCCTGTTTCTTATGCCAGGAAACCAACGTTGCTTCCGCCACTGATTCAGATAACGCAGGTACTTTGACTTCAACTAGCATGATAGTATTTTCCTCTCTCTAAATTTTCTCTCTGAATGCGGCTACAATTAATTCATTCTGTTTGAATTTGTGTCTTGCTAGATAGCCATCAGCCGGTGATGCAGATGAAGGACGCAACGCATAACCAAGAACCTGATTTGGCCGCGTGTGTCGTAAAAGATAATGTTGAATCCGATGCCAGGCTCCTTGATTACCGGGTTCTTCCTGGCACCAAACCACCTCGTCTGCCTCAGCATAGCGTTCTATTTCAGCTTGAAAATCCTCGTGTGGAAATGGATAAAGTTGCTCAATACGAATGATGGCCATATCCGTGATTTTCTTCTCCTGACGATAAGCCAGCAACTCATAGTAAATTTTTCCACTGCAAACAATAACACGTCGGATTTTCCTAGTATCCAGCTTTTCCATTTCTGAAATCACGGGCTGAAAGACGCCACTAGCAAGCTCATTAAGACTTGACACAGATTGTTTATGTCGCAACATGCTTTTCGGGCTCATAATAATCAGTGGCTTACGGATCGGCCGAATCATCTGACGTCGCAACAGATGAAACATCTGTGCAGGCGTTGATGGAATACAAACCTGAATATTGTAATCTGCACATAATTGCAAATAACGTTCTAATCGCGCTGAGGAATGTTCAGGCCCCTGTCCTTCATAGCCATGTGGCAGCATCATTACCAAACCACATAACCGACCCCATTTAGCTTCCCCAGAGGCAATAAAT
This genomic window from Nitrosomonas cryotolerans ATCC 49181 contains:
- a CDS encoding YheT family hydrolase; amino-acid sequence: MKIIPYPLHTEPYIAPTWLPGGNVQTIYPYLMKPAKTIIYRRERWELNDGDFIDVDWVDGTSGNPFVVFFHGLEGGSCSHYAINIMRSLQELGWHGIVIHFRGCSGVPNRLPRAYHAGDSAEVDWILKRIVQQNGLLDSNQPLYTIGVSLGGNVLLKWLGEQGEHANKLVAGAVTISVPLDLTAAGSALDSGFNQLYTRHFLSTLKYKALEKLDRFPGLLDANAILACSTLHQFDNSVTAPLHGFRNTEDYWQQSSSKPWLEHIRVPTLVINARNDPFMPASVLPTQKDVSSAVTLEFPEEGGHAGFMNAPFPGKLTWLPKRVISFFYHECGAALKVKNESD
- the yegQ gene encoding tRNA 5-hydroxyuridine modification protein YegQ, whose product is MLKAPELLLPAGSLEKMRAAFAFGADAVYAGQPRYSMRARNNEFDLERLEIGIAEAHAMNKKFHVASNIMPHNAKIKTYVADMTPVIALKPDALIMADPGLILLVREKWPEIPIHLSVQANTVNYMGVKFWQKIGLTRVILSRELSLDEIAQIRDLCPDMEIEVFVHGALCIAYSGRCLLSGYFNHRDPNQGTCTNSCRWDYKVKSAEENASGDIQPTEKIDFDFNQALMQSNSQSDFTDQGAGRETFQRHPAADQVYLIEEKERPGQLMPILEDEHGTYIMNSKDLRAVEHVERLVSIGIDSLKIEGRTKSLYYVARTAQVYRQAIDDALAKRPFDPSLLGELEGLANRGYTDGFYQRHHTNEMQNYLRGHSESNRSQYVGNITGFDKTSGMADVLVKNRFEVGDRLEIVHPSGNQIIELSHMQDSNGNAVRVAPGSGHRVKIPLPGQMDNAFVVKFL
- the dnaE gene encoding DNA polymerase III subunit alpha — encoded protein: MSINPVFIHLRLHSEYSILDSTIRIDEAVSKATADGMPALALTDLSNLFGLVKFYQSACRRGIKPIIGCDVWISNEVNRDKPARLLLLCQSYSGYLLLCRLLSNAYRTNQYRGRAEIKRSWFDQNEHGTDGLIALSGARFGDTGQLLMQNNLSQAVEQAQQWADLFPERFYIEIQRDGYLNEEALVQHSLMLASNLDLPVVATQSVQFLNPNDYRAHEARVCIAEGYVLGDRRRPKNFTEQQYFKTQEEIATLFADIPAALVNSVEIAKRCNLVLKLGVNQLPLFPTPNNESLEHYLRDQVLIGLKERIEARFPDANERSTQWPKYRARTDFEVSTIIQMGFAGYFLIVADFINWAKKNNVPVGPGRGSGAGSLVAYSLGITDLDPLRYDLLFERFLNPERVSMPDFDIDFCQDRREHVIEYVKQRYGTESVSQIVTFGTMAAKAVVRDVGRVLDLPYNFVDQLAKLVPFELGMTLKKARAVEPQLNQRAHEEEDVRNLLELAENLEGLTRNVGMHAGGVLISPGKITDFCPVYCTESGDSVVSQLDKDDVEKIGLVKFDFLGLRTLTILDRAVAYIRQQDSAIRHHTLTTPRTEPFTLENLPLNDAATYALLRQGNAVGVFQFESRGMKDLLQKAKPDCFEDIIALVALYRPGPMDLIPEFIERKHGKRVEYLDPRLQPILSPTYGVMIYQEQVMQIAQVIGGYSLGSADLLRRAMGKKKVEEMAQQRDIFVSGAMTNDLTEQKAIELFGLMEKFAGYGFNKSHAAAYALIAFQTAYLKTHYLAEFMAASLSADMDDTDKVHTFIEDSLSNGLIILPPEINLSSYRFIPVDKNTIRYGLGAVKGTGETAIASITQERDQNGLFTDLFDFCCRVDRRIVNRRVMESLVRVGAFDASNPNRASLLASIDIIIESAEQISRTVSQTSLFTDGENALLRPQLNDIVQWSDREKLQNEKLGLGFYLSGHPFTTYAEELKQFIPTRLDRLNSQRESQLLAGIVYSVRTQMTRRGRMGIIVLDDGNTRIELVVFNELFSVNRDRLKEDQLLIVEAKINYRGYNNDNNNELRITAEKLYDLASARSRYAKQIKLYCDQLSLTPTSRLKALLTPYCDQNNTPGLDKNNTNNERLYCPISIVYQNQSAVCELELGSHWKVSLHDDLLQSLSVHFQEKNIQIIY
- the odhB gene encoding 2-oxoglutarate dehydrogenase complex dihydrolipoyllysine-residue succinyltransferase, which encodes MLVEVKVPALSESVAEATLVSWHKKQGEYVKRDENLIDVETDKVVLELPAPQAGVLIKIIKDDGATVVGGEVIAKIDTDAQAEIVSEPTESSVARTESSQLKSAATADEHDDALIARNTDKNMPVMMPAAKKIAAESDLEATEIDAIRGTGRGERITKEDVQAYVQNKSDRSLKDQVASVPVDTDESTGERVDRRVAMSRLRMRIAERLVQSQATAAILTTFNEVNMQAIIDLRTRYKHEFEREYGVKLGFTSFFVKAVVAALKKFPIINASVEGHDIIYHDYYDVGIAVGSPRGLVVPIIRDADRLSLVEIERQIADLAKRAQDGRLTIEELTGGTFTITNGGVFGSMLSTPIINPPQSAILGIHATKERPVVENGQIVIRPMNYLALSYDHRIIDGREAVLSLVAMKEALEYPMSPLLEL